The genomic segment AGAGTCGAAGTACAACAGTTCCTTGAACCGCTTTAAACCGCCATAACTTTGGTAACTTCAGTCTTTCTTATGGCTTCCTACAATTCTTTAACCGTCAAACTAATTTAGAGTATCTTCGCCTCGTATAAAAACTATCATTCAAGAACCAAGCAGTAACAGGTTTCACATCTCCAGACTAGGTATATTATTTAACGTGAATGAAAATCCAACGAACCTTAAATCTGGGACCTGGACAGACTATAGTAAAGATCTCCGAGTAACAAAAAATCCAACCCTCCGCGTCGTTTATGCTTCACTTGGGTTCGCGTGTTGTTGTCTGGGCATATTCGGCGTATTTGTACCTGGCTTGCCCACAACAATTTGGATTCTATTGGCTATATTCTTCTTTGGAAGATCCAGTCCCCGATATTACAACTGGATTATGAATCACCGTTTATTTGGACCACTGATTCGGGATTGGAAATCCGGCCTAGGAATCACTCGGCGCGCTAAATTTTTCGCTATATTTTCAATCACGTTTGGTATAACCACGAGCGTCTTACTCATATCAAACGGTATAACCCGAATCTTACTTGTATTCATTGGCCTGGCAGTGAGCATATATTTGATTACCAGACCAACAAAACTCGTATCCAAAAACTGAAGGTAGCTGGCCAACCAGAATATTTTTAAGCCAAAACCTCCAATAGACCAAACTGTTGTTCCCTACCCACTACCAAAACCCCATATTATGCCCCCAATCGGGGGTACGTACCTGAATCACAGGGCAACATCCACCGCTTACTTTGTCTAGACGACCTAAAGGGAAGATACTGTTAAGAAGCCTAGCAAACTCAGTTCACTAAACCCTAATGGAGTATCAGTAGTTCCAGGCGTGCTGGAGCGCCACGGTAAATATCTTCCGTAGTTACTACCCCAATGCTAACAGGACCGGTGAGACGAAGTAGTTGGGTTAGAAATTCTTCTTCCTCCTGCCTGAGATGAATAGGATCAGGAGATACAAGACCGGTGCTTTCTAAGATCTTCTGGGCTTCTAAGAGAAGTCCTGCCAGGACCTTCCCCACCTCCGCTTGGCTAGTTTTCAATTCACCGCTGCCAAGGTGAATCTGCCTACTAAGTACAAGATGGCCTCTTGGTAGCAACTTAGTGTTTGGCAATACCTCAACCGATACGAATATGTCTTCAGACAAAAACTGGTTTTTGGGGGAAATAAACAGGACTAAGTCTACTACTGGTGTTTGCGTAACGGCTTCTACAAGACGATCAAATTGTTCTGTAAGAAGCTGGACAGCACCCGCTCCTTCTGCAAGGGTCTTCTCGCTTGCATCAAGAACTAATTTAGATAACTCATCACGGGCTTCGATCGGAGAAGTTGCCCTTAATAACCCGCTATAGACAAGTTCGTTATCAGCAAACACAATTTGGGTATTGGTAACCTGATCAAACTGTACCCGAATCCGATCGAGCTCTGCGGCCTGGCCCTCAAGGACAACTTGAAGCTTATCAACCTGTGACTTTAGTCCTCTCACCTGATCATTAGAATCTAAGATTTCACTACGAAGCTGGTCATTCACCACCTGCAGGTTGATATTTCGGCTTCCAAGAGTAGCATTCGCATCACCTAGTTGTTGATTACGGAACTGTAAATCTCGATTTTCAGCCCGAAGGCTTTCAGCTTGAACGCTTAGATTTCCAACCTCACCATCTAGTTCGTTAATTATTCCGCCAAGGGTTCTGATTTCACCCTCAAGAGTCAGGCGTTCTGCTCTTAATCGATTTAGTTCCTCACCGACCTGTTGCGCGTTGATAATCGTCTGTGTGGCGCCACGAAAAGCAAGCGAAAGAACAATAAGGGTAGTCAACGTAATAAGAATTCCTGCAACAACTCCAACTATCTGGCCAGTTCGTCTTGGCCTTATACCAAACAAACTTAAACGACGACGTGCTACAAACATGCCAAGGCGATCACCGGCATAGGCAGTAACGCCAGCCAGAAAAATCAATAAAACTATGAGACCCAGTAGACTAATCACGAACGTCGCTTCCTCAAACCCGGAATTCGTTGCCCAGGTAAAAGTTGCGCACATCACGATTTTCAGCAAACTCTGCCGGGGACCCTTCGAAACGAACTTTTCCGTCAAACATTAAATAAACACGATCTGCTATTGCAAGAGTTTCACGCACACTATGGTCAGTCAGCAAAACACCCAAGCCGCGGCTCTCACGAAGATCGGCAATTAGCTTTTGTATCTCATGGATAGATTTCGGGTCTACACCCGTAAAGGGCTCGTCTAGCAAAATGAATGTTGGATCAATCGTAAGGCTACGAGCAATCTCCATTCGTCTTCGCTCACCACCTGATAGGGTGTCAGCTCGCTGACTCTCAAGATGACTAAGGTGAAATTCTTCAAGCAACTTGCTAGCTCGTTCTTGTTGTTCAGTTTTACTTAGATCTTGGAATTCTAAAATCGCAAGTAGGTTGTCCCGTACACTCATCCTACGAAACGCACTCGGCTCTTGAGCCAGATAGCCAAGGCCGTGACGCGCCCGTCTATGCATTGGCCAATTCGTAATATCATGATTGCCAAGAAAAATTGTTCCCGCGTTTGGCTTTACGAAACCAAGCATAGTGTAAAAACTAGTAGTCTTGCCAGCCCCATTCGGCCCAAGCAAGGCAACGATTTCTCCAGGAAAAAGACTAAAATCTACACCATCTACGACGTTGCGGCTACCATATCGCTTAACGAGGCCTTGGGCCCTTAAAGCTAAGTCAGATCCGTGATCAACCTCTATATTCCTGTCAGGAACCTGGATAGATCGCATAACGGCTCATGCTATCACGGGTTACATGAGATGCAAAAAGGAGGCTTCCTGGATATCACAAAGATCAACTCTCCCCGGTAACCCTCTTAGCCTTCCAACGCCAAAAGAAACGGCTCCTCAATAGCCTCACACACCCACCGAAGAAACCTGGCGGCTGAAGCTCCATCTATAAGGCGGTGATCGTAGGTGAGGGCCATCGGCATAATAAGACGTGGGGAAAAGTCGTTAGTCTTTATATTGTATACGGGTTCATAAACCCCACGAGAAATACCCAGAATGGCCACATCAGGTGGATTAACAATTGGGGTAAATCCTGTACCACCGATCCCACCTAGATTAGAAACAGTAAAATTGCCACCCTGCATTTCTTCCAAAGAAAGTTTACGCGTACGAGCTCTTTCAGCTAATTCACCAAGTTCTTTAGACAAATCGATCACGTTTTTCGTATCAGCATTTTTAATTATTGGAACAAGAAGCCCATTATCAGTGTCAACGGCTACACCAACATTGACATAGCTCTTGTAAACCACCTCTTCAGCGCCTATGTCAATGCTGGCGTTGAAATCTGGAAATCTGCAAAGGGCAGAAGCCACGACCTTAATAAGCA from the Trueperaceae bacterium genome contains:
- the lptB gene encoding LPS export ABC transporter ATP-binding protein; translated protein: MRSIQVPDRNIEVDHGSDLALRAQGLVKRYGSRNVVDGVDFSLFPGEIVALLGPNGAGKTTSFYTMLGFVKPNAGTIFLGNHDITNWPMHRRARHGLGYLAQEPSAFRRMSVRDNLLAILEFQDLSKTEQQERASKLLEEFHLSHLESQRADTLSGGERRRMEIARSLTIDPTFILLDEPFTGVDPKSIHEIQKLIADLRESRGLGVLLTDHSVRETLAIADRVYLMFDGKVRFEGSPAEFAENRDVRNFYLGNEFRV